The DNA window TGCCATCCCCGCCACACCACCGCCCCGCGCACTCCCGGGCGTGTCGCGGCCGCGGCGTTGGGGGATCGGACACACGACGGCCCCGTCCGCCGGGGACACGGCTGGACGGGGCCGGTAGCGTCAGCCAGGCGTTACGCGGTCAGAACAGGCCACGAGCGAGCTTGGCCGTCTCGCTGGGGGTCTTGCCGACCTTGACGCCGACCGCCTCCAGCGCCTCCTTCTTCGCGGAGGCGGTGCCGGCGGAACCGGAGACGATGGCGCCGGCGTGGCCCATGGTCTTGCCCTCCGGCGCCGTGAACCCGGCGACGTAACCAACGACGGGCTTGGACACGTTGTCCTTGATGAACTCGGCGGCGCGCTCCTCGGCGTCCCCGCCGATCTCCCCGATCATCACGATGGCGTCGGTGTCCGGGTCGGCCTCGAACGCCTCCAGCGCGTCGATGTGCGTGGTCCCGATGATCGGGTCGCCGCCGATCCCCACGCAGGTGGAGAACCCGATGTCCCGCAGCTCGTACATCATCTGGTACGTCAGCGTCCCGGACTTCGACACCAGACCGATCCGCCCCGGCTCGGTGATGTCGGAGGGGATGATGCCGGCGTTGGACCCGCCCGGCGTGATGACGCCGGGGCAGTTCGGGCCGACGACACGGGTCCGGTTGCCCTGCGACTGCGCGTAGGCCCAGAACGCCGCCGTGTCGTGCACCGGGATGCCCTCGGTGATCACCACGGCCAGCCCGATACCGGCGTCGACGGCCTCGATCACGGCGTCCTTGCTGAACTTCGGCGGGACGAAGATCACGGTGACGTCCGCGCCGGTCTGCTCCATACCGTCGGCCACGGAAGCGAAGACCGGAACCTGGGTGCCGTCGAAGTCCACGCTCTGCCCGGCCTTGCGGGGGTTGACCCCGCCCACGATCTGGGTGCCGGAGGCCAGCATGCGGCGGGTGTGCTTGGTGCCCTCAGAGCCGGTCATGCCCTGCACCAGCACCTTGCTGTCCTTGGTCAGAAAAATAGCCATTGTCGCTGCTCGCTCTTCGCTTCTACTTCGCGGCCAGCTCGGCAGCCTGGGCGGCGGCGCCGTCCATGGTGTCCAGTTGGCGCACGGCCGGATGGTTGCGGTCGTTGAGGATCTTGCGCCCGAGCTCGGCGTTGTTCCCGTCCAGGCGCACCACCAGCGGCTTGCTGACGTCGTCGCCGCGGCTCTCCAGCAGCTCCAGCGCCTGCACGATGCCGTTGGCCACCGCGTCGCAGGCGGTGATGCCGCCGAAGACGTTCACGAAGACGCTGCGCACGTCGGAGTCACCGAGGATGATCTCCAGACCGTTGGCCATCACCTCGGCGGAGGCGCCACCACCGATGTCCAGGAAGTTGGCCGGTTTCGCCCCGCCGCGGCTCTCTCCGGCGTAGGCCACCACGTCCAGGGTGGACATGACCAGGCCGGCGCCGTTGCCGATGATGCCGACCTCACCGTCCAGCTTGACGTAGTTGAGGCCCTTCTCCTTGGCGGCCACCTCGAGGGGGTCGCCCTCGGCCGCGACCTTGCGGCTCTCCAGGTCCTGGCGGAAGGCGGCGTTCTCGTCCAGCGTGACCTTGGCGTCCAGCGCCACCACGCGGCCGTCCCCCGTCAGGATCAGCGGGTTGACCTCGACCAGGGTGGCGTCAGCGCCGACGAACACGTCCCACAGCTTGGTGATGAGCTCGACGGCGCCGGCGGCGGCCTGTTCGGGGAGCTTGCCGCGCCGCACGATGTCCGCGGCCACCTCGGCCGGGGCGCCCTTCAGGGCGTCGATCTCCACCTTGGCGACGGCGTCCGGGTTGGAAGCCGCGACCTCCTCGATCTCCACCCCGCCCTCTGCGGAGCAGATGGACAGGAACGTCCGGTTGGCGCGGTCGAGCAGGAAGGAGAAGTAGTACTCCTCCTCGATCGCGCTGGCTTCCTCCACCAGCACGCGGTGCACGGTGTGTCCCTTGATGTCCATGCCCAGGATCTCCTCGGCCTTCGCCTGAGCGTCCTGGGCGTCGTCGGCCACTTTGACGCCGCCGGCCTTACCCCGGCCGCCGGCCTTGACCTGCGCCTTGACGACAACGCGGGAAGTGCCCGCCGCCGCGAATTCCTCGGCGATAGCACGCGCCTCTTGCGGCGTGCTCGCCACCTTTCCCTGGGGTACGGGGACCCCATACTCCGCGAAGAGTTCCTTCGCCTGGTATTCGAACAGGTCCACGAGGGTCCGTCCTTGTAACTCGCTGGCTGCAGTAAATTGCGGAGGTCGTGTCAGTCAACCGGCGGAACCTTCGTGAGGTCGGCCGCGTTGGAAGATACGAGGAACGCTGTTTAAGCCATCCGCACCAGGGGAAGCTTAGCTCTCCTCGCCGTTCACCTCTGACACTGGCCCCGCACCACTCGGCGTGTTGTGGCCGGGAACACGGCGCCGCACCGCCGCCCACGGGCAGCAGCTCTGGGAAAACGTGTGACGACTCACACCGCGCTTCACACTCGTAACCGGCATGTTCCCACCGAGCCGACCCGCGTAACGCGCGGCCGCGCCCCGGCGCGCCGACCACCAGCGGCCGCCCGGACTCCCGGGGCCTGTGCGGCGGACGCTGTTCGTCGCGAGCGGCGCCTCCGGTGCCGCCCGGCACGGCCGGCCAGGGAGGCGGAGCGGACCCTCCGGCGGCCGGCGGGAACGCCGCCGGGCGGTGTGCCGGGGGCGACACGCACCAGGACAAGCGTTCGGAAACAGGGCCTAACCGACAGCGGAGGCCGGCCGGATGTTCTCCCGCACCCACGTGGCGATCTCCGAGGTGGCCGACCCGGGGGTGAACACCTTCGCCACTCCCAGACGCTCCAGCTCGGGAATGTCCTCGTCGGGGATGATCCCCCCGCCGAACACCCGGATGTCCTCGGCGCCGTTCTCCCAGAGGAGCTCCATCACGCGGGAGAAGATCGTCATGTGCGCCCCGGAGAGCACCGACAGGCCGATCGCGTCCGCGTCCTCCTGCAGCGCGGCGTCCACGATCATCTCCGGTGTCTGGCGCAGCCCCGCGTACACCACCTCCACACCGGCGTCGCGCAGTGTGCGAGCGACGATCTTCACACCGCGGTCGTGTCCGTCCAGACCCGGTTTGGCGATGACAACCCGTACCGCTGACGACGTGCCCATGTTCGGTCCCTTTCCCGACGTGGTGCCGCTTCACCCTCGTTCGTCCGGCGACGCACGGCTTCCCGCCCTACGTGAGCAGCGTAACGTACGTCACTACGCGATGAACGGTTCGGGTGCGGGTAGACCCGGGGCATGGCCAGTGATCTGGATCGACTGACAACGGAGGAGCTCCGGGATCGCGCTGTCGCGCTCGCGCGCCACCGGTGGGACGTGCGGTTCTTCTGGAGGCTGCTCACCTACCTGCCCGCCGCCGAGGCCGGGGCCGGCAGGCTCGAGGCCAGCGACGCCACCGTGGCCCAGGCCTCCGGCCTGTTCCACGAGGCCCTCGCCTCGGAGGACGACCCGCAGGTGCAGGAGGCGCTGCGGCCGCTCTACATCGACTACCTGTCCAACTACGAGGAGGGGGAGGCGGCGGGGTGAACCGGGCGCTCCGGGGCACCCGCCCCGCCACCCCCATGTCCGAAATCCGCTAGCCTCCGCGGGTGAGAGCGGGCGAGAATGGCAGTGTGCCCGCAGACGACCACCGCTACCACGCGGTACGCAGCAGTGATCCCCGCTTCGACGGGGTGTTCTACGTGGGTGTGCGCAGCACCGGCATCTACTGCCGTCCCAGTTGTCCGGCGATCACTCCGAAACGGCGCAACACGGCGTTCTTCCCGTCCGCCGCGGCGGCGCAGAACGCGGGGTTCCGCGCCTGCAAACGCTGCCGTCCGGACGCCGCTCCGGGATCGCCGGAATGGAACATCCGCGCCGACACTGTGGGCCGGGCGATGCGCATGATCGCCGACGGGACGGTGGACCGGGACGGAGTCACCGGCCTGGCCTCCTCCCTGGGCTACAGTCAGCGCCAGCTGCAGCGGCTGCTCACCGCCGAGCTCGGTGCCGGCCCGCTCGCGCTCGCGCGGGCCCAGCGCGCGCAGACGGCACGTGTGCTGGTGGAGACCACACCGCTGAGCATGTCCGACATCGCCTTCGCCTCGGGCTTCTCCAGCATCCGGCAGTTCAACGACACGATGCGGGCGGTCTTCGCCCTCTCCCCCACTGGCCTGCGGGCGCGTTCCTCCCGCTGGAGGACGGCCGGCCACCCGAACGGTGTCACCCTCCGGCTGGCCTACCGGGAACCGTTCGACGCGCGCCAGGTGTTCGGTTTCCTCGCCGCCCGCGCGGTTCCCGGCGTGGAGGAGGTGGACGGGAACGGGACGTACCGGCGTGTCCTGCGGCTGCCGCACGGGACCGGAACCGTGGAGGTTCTCCCCCAGGCGGAGGGCGGGTTCCTGCAGTGCCGGGTGCGGTTGGAGGACCTGCGCGACCTCGGGGCCGCTGTCCAGCGGTGCCGCCGGATGCTGGACGCGGACACCGACCCGCGCGCCGTGTCCGAGGTGCTGCGGGAGGACCCGCTCCTCGCTCCCGTCGTGGCGCGGAGCCCCGGACTGCGTTCGCCCGGGCACCCGTGCGGGTCCGAGCTCGCGGTGTGGACGGTGCTCGCGCAGCGCTCCTCCCTGCCGGAGGCACGGACCGCCGCCGCGTGGGTCGCACGGCGCCACGGCACACCGTTGACCGCTCCCGGCGGACTCACCCACGCCTTCCCCACGGCCGACACGCTGGCCGGAGCCTCCGCCGCGGACCTTCCCCTGCCGGAGCGGGCCCGGACGCTGCTGGACCTCTGTGCGGCTCTCGCGGACGGCAGTGTGGATCTCGGGCCGGGGGCCGACCGGGAGGAGAACATCTCCCGGCTGGCCGCGCTGCCCGGTGTCGGTCCGACCACGGCCGGATACGTCCGGATGCGCGCACTCGGAGACCCGGACGTGTTCCTCCCCGGAGACTCGGGCGTACGGCGTGGGCTGTCCCGGTTGGGAGTGCGACGCCCCCTGGGGAGCGCCGCACGCGCCTGGCGGCCGTGGCGCTCGTACGCCACACACCACCTCTGGGCCGCACAGGACCCAGCACACACGGACCAGGAAAGGATTCCGCTATGACATCCGCACCTCAGGACACGCTTCCGCTGTCCGTAGCCGCAGCCAGCACGCCCGACCCGGTGGAGTTCGCCGCCCCGGTGGAGGGGCCGACGCGTTACGACGTGGTTCTCTCCCCGATCGGGGATCTCCTGCTCACCAGCGACGGGGTTTCGCTGACCGGCCTGCACGTGGGGCCGGAGGAGGGCAGGTCTCCCAGCCCCGAGCCGACGTGGCACCACGATCCGGGGGTGTTCGGCCAGGTCCGGAAACAACTCGACTCCTACTTCGCGGGGGAGCTGCGGGAGTTCGACGTGCCGTTGGCGCCGTCGGGCACGGCGTTCCAGCTGAGTGCCTGGCGGGCTCTGACCACGGTCGGCTACGGCCGTACCGCCAGTTACGGGGAGATCGCCGCCGCGCTCGGCCGCCAGGGCGCCGCCCGCGCTGTCGGGATGGCGAACAACCGCAATCCGATCTCGATCATCGTCCCGTGCCACCGGGTGGTGGGTGCCAACGGGAAACTCGTCGGCTACGGCGGTGGAGTGTCGCGCAAGGAGTACCTGCTACGTCTGGAGAGCGGAGCACAGCGTTAAGTCCCTGACCGGCCCGCGGAATTTCCGTTGCGGGGCCGAGTAGCGGATTCCTACTGTCCGCGCATGGGACACAATGTCGAACTGGTTCGTGACGACCGGCTTTCGGATGTCGCCGAGTACGCCTACGCCTCGGTGGTACGTGAGTCCGCACGGGTGGTTTTCACAGCGGGCGCGTGCCCTCTTGACCAGGAGGGGAACACTGTCGCTGTGGGCGACTACGCGGGGCAGGCGGAACAGGCCATGCGCAACCTGGTGTCGGCGCTGGACAGTGCTGGGGCGCGGCTGGCCGACGTCGCGAAAACCACGGTGTACGTCGCCTCGACGAAACGGGCGGACCTGGTCACGGCCTGGGAGGTCGTGCGTGATTTCCTCGGGGAACACGATCCTCCGAGCACACTTCTGGGAGTAACGGTTCTCGGTTACGACGACCAACTCGTGGAGGTGGAGGCGGTCGCCGTCCCCGAGTGAGGGGGATTTCCGCACGCGCGTGCACCGGAGGAAAGAGAAGAGAAGGAAATCCCGGACCGGGCCGTTTCGGCCAGCAGTTCCTCGGATGGTTCCGCCGCGTATCGATTCCTTTTTCCGGAATACATTCAACCACAGCGGGTTTTTGTTTTTAACTTTGCGTAGTGTGCTGGGACATAAAAATGGGGTGGGTGGAAACGAACCTCGGGTTCGTTTCCACCCACCCCATCACAACGAATGTCCGGCGGTGACCTACTCTCCCACCCCGCACCATAGGGGCAGTACCATCGGCGCAAGAAAGCTTAACGACCGGGTTCGGAATGGCACCGGGTGTTTCCCTTCCGCTCTCACCGCCGTAACCCACACCCACACACGCACACGCGCGCGTGGGGGGACACTCATGAGGGACCAACCACCACCCACAGGCAGCAGCAATCCGTGAAATAGTGTGCGCGAACAACCATGTATCCATGGTGGACAAGCCCTCGGCCCATTAGTACCGGTCAGCTCCACCCCTCACAGAGCTTCCACCTCCGGCCTATCAACCCCATCATCTCTGGGCGGCCTTACCCCCACACAGGGGCGGGAGACCTCATCTCCAAGCAAGCTTCCCACTTAGATGCTTTCAGCGGTTATCTCTCCCGAACGTAGCCAACCAGCCATGCTCCTGGCGGAACAACTGGCACACCAGAGGTTCGTCCGTCCCGGTCCTCTCGTACTAGGGACAGCCCTTGCCAAGTCTCCAACGCGCGCAGCGGATAGGGACCGAACTGTCTCACGACGTTCTAAACCCAGCTCGCGTGCCGCTTTAATGGGCGAACAGCCCAACCCTTGGGACCAACTCCAGCCCCAGGATGCGACGAGCCGACATCGAGGTGCCAAACCATCCCGTCGATACGAACTCTCGGGGAAGATGAGCCTGTTATCCCCGGGGTACCTTTTAGCCGTTGAGCGACACCCCTTCCACACGGTGGTGCCGGATCACTAGTCCCTGCTTTCGCACCTGCTCGACACGTCCGTCTCGCAGTCAAGCTCCCTTGTGCACTTACACTCACCACCTGATTACCAACCAGGCCGAGGGAACCATTGGGCGCCTCCGTTACCTTTTAGGAGGCAACCGCCCCAGTTAAACTACCCACCAGACACGGTCCCCCACCCGGATCACGGGCGCGGGTTGAGGTGTACGACATGATCAGAGTGGTATTTCACCAACGCCTCCACCAACACTGGCGTGTCAGCTTCCCAGGCTCCCACCTATCCTACACAAACCATCCCACACACCAATGTCAAGCTGTAGTGAAGGTCCCGGGGTCTTTCCGTCCTGCTGCGCGAAACGAGCATCTTTACTCGTAGTGCAATTTCACCGGGCCCATGGTTGAGACAGCGGGGAAGTCGTTACGCCATTCGTGCAGGTCGGAACTTACCCGACAAGGAATTTCGCTACCTTAGGATGGTTATAGTTACCACCGCCGTTTACCGGCGCTTAGATTCCCAGCCTCACCCCGCAGGGCTCACCAGTCCTCTTAACGTTCCGGCACCGGGCAGGCGTCAGTCCGTATACCGCGTCTTACGACTTCGCACGGACCTGTGTTTTTAATAAACAGTCGCTTCCCCCTGGTATCTGCGACCCAGCGCAGCTCCCACCGCACGGGTGTTCACCACACCGGGCTCCCCTTCTCCCAAAGTTACGGGGACAATTTGCCGAGTTCCTTAACCATGGTTCACCCGACCGCCTCGGTATTCTCTACCTGACCACCTGCGTCGGTTTCGGGTACGGGCCGCACGCACACTCACTAGAGGCTTTTCTCGACAGCACGGGGCCACTCACTTCGCCACACCGGCTCGACATCACGCCTCACCCCACTGCAGCACGGATTTGCCTATACTGCGGGCTACACGCTTATCCCGGGACAACCACCGCCCGGTAGAGCTCCCCCTCTGCGTCACCCCATCGCTGACCCACACATGGTCGGATCCCACGCCACAACACCACCACACCCGCAGGTGCGACAGCATCATGGTGGTGGTTAGCATACCCACATGCCGGTCCGGACGCATACGCACGGGTACGGGAATATCAACCCGTTATCCATCGACTACGCCTGTCGGCCTCGCCTTAGGTCCCGACTCACCCTGGGCGGATTAACCTGCCCCAGGAACCCTGAGTCACTCGGCGCCAGGGTTTCTCACCCTGGTCTCGCTACTCATGCCTGCATTCGCACTCGCTACCGCTCCACCCCCGGTCACCCGAAGACTTCACCGCAGGCAGCGACGCTCCCCTACCAACCCCACCAACGGTGGGGCTCCACAGCTTCGGCGGTGTGCTTCAGCCCCGCTACATTATCGGCGCATAATCACTTGACCAGTGAGCTATTACGCACTCTTTCAAGGATGGCTGCTTCTAAGCCAACCTCCTGGTTGTCTCAGCAACTACACAACCTTTCCCACTCAGCACACGCTTAGGGGCCTTAGCTGGCGAT is part of the Haloactinospora alba genome and encodes:
- a CDS encoding methylated-DNA--[protein]-cysteine S-methyltransferase; this encodes MTSAPQDTLPLSVAAASTPDPVEFAAPVEGPTRYDVVLSPIGDLLLTSDGVSLTGLHVGPEEGRSPSPEPTWHHDPGVFGQVRKQLDSYFAGELREFDVPLAPSGTAFQLSAWRALTTVGYGRTASYGEIAAALGRQGAARAVGMANNRNPISIIVPCHRVVGANGKLVGYGGGVSRKEYLLRLESGAQR
- the sucC gene encoding ADP-forming succinate--CoA ligase subunit beta; translation: MDLFEYQAKELFAEYGVPVPQGKVASTPQEARAIAEEFAAAGTSRVVVKAQVKAGGRGKAGGVKVADDAQDAQAKAEEILGMDIKGHTVHRVLVEEASAIEEEYYFSFLLDRANRTFLSICSAEGGVEIEEVAASNPDAVAKVEIDALKGAPAEVAADIVRRGKLPEQAAAGAVELITKLWDVFVGADATLVEVNPLILTGDGRVVALDAKVTLDENAAFRQDLESRKVAAEGDPLEVAAKEKGLNYVKLDGEVGIIGNGAGLVMSTLDVVAYAGESRGGAKPANFLDIGGGASAEVMANGLEIILGDSDVRSVFVNVFGGITACDAVANGIVQALELLESRGDDVSKPLVVRLDGNNAELGRKILNDRNHPAVRQLDTMDGAAAQAAELAAK
- the sucD gene encoding succinate--CoA ligase subunit alpha, which codes for MAIFLTKDSKVLVQGMTGSEGTKHTRRMLASGTQIVGGVNPRKAGQSVDFDGTQVPVFASVADGMEQTGADVTVIFVPPKFSKDAVIEAVDAGIGLAVVITEGIPVHDTAAFWAYAQSQGNRTRVVGPNCPGVITPGGSNAGIIPSDITEPGRIGLVSKSGTLTYQMMYELRDIGFSTCVGIGGDPIIGTTHIDALEAFEADPDTDAIVMIGEIGGDAEERAAEFIKDNVSKPVVGYVAGFTAPEGKTMGHAGAIVSGSAGTASAKKEALEAVGVKVGKTPSETAKLARGLF
- a CDS encoding AlkA N-terminal domain-containing protein, translated to MPADDHRYHAVRSSDPRFDGVFYVGVRSTGIYCRPSCPAITPKRRNTAFFPSAAAAQNAGFRACKRCRPDAAPGSPEWNIRADTVGRAMRMIADGTVDRDGVTGLASSLGYSQRQLQRLLTAELGAGPLALARAQRAQTARVLVETTPLSMSDIAFASGFSSIRQFNDTMRAVFALSPTGLRARSSRWRTAGHPNGVTLRLAYREPFDARQVFGFLAARAVPGVEEVDGNGTYRRVLRLPHGTGTVEVLPQAEGGFLQCRVRLEDLRDLGAAVQRCRRMLDADTDPRAVSEVLREDPLLAPVVARSPGLRSPGHPCGSELAVWTVLAQRSSLPEARTAAAWVARRHGTPLTAPGGLTHAFPTADTLAGASAADLPLPERARTLLDLCAALADGSVDLGPGADREENISRLAALPGVGPTTAGYVRMRALGDPDVFLPGDSGVRRGLSRLGVRRPLGSAARAWRPWRSYATHHLWAAQDPAHTDQERIPL
- a CDS encoding cobalamin B12-binding domain-containing protein, with product MGTSSAVRVVIAKPGLDGHDRGVKIVARTLRDAGVEVVYAGLRQTPEMIVDAALQEDADAIGLSVLSGAHMTIFSRVMELLWENGAEDIRVFGGGIIPDEDIPELERLGVAKVFTPGSATSEIATWVRENIRPASAVG
- a CDS encoding RidA family protein, which encodes MGHNVELVRDDRLSDVAEYAYASVVRESARVVFTAGACPLDQEGNTVAVGDYAGQAEQAMRNLVSALDSAGARLADVAKTTVYVASTKRADLVTAWEVVRDFLGEHDPPSTLLGVTVLGYDDQLVEVEAVAVPE